The following are encoded together in the Choloepus didactylus isolate mChoDid1 chromosome 7, mChoDid1.pri, whole genome shotgun sequence genome:
- the KIFC1 gene encoding kinesin-like protein KIFC1 isoform X1, whose protein sequence is MEQQRSPLLEVKGNIELTIPLVKAPSRLPLPGSRLKRGPDQMEDALEPEKKRTRGLGTTTKITTSRPRAPPLTTVPQAQGQAAAQKVPKKTGPRYSTAIAAVSKNQKPVPAVPVQKPSTSAALPTVGGKKPGKRPAWDLKGQLCDLNAELKRYREKTQTLDQENQQLQDQLREAQQQAKALGAERRVLEGELVTVRAQAEQGQQELGNLSTRVRELEERLGTQEGLMQELQKEQLELQEERRGLTAQLEEQEGRLQASETALSGSRAEVASLRREAAAQAVLLAEQGERLHGLEMERRRLHNQLQELKGNIRVFCRVRPVLPGEPTPPPGLLLFPSGPNGPSDPPTRLSLFRSDERRGTLSGAPAPTTRHDFSFDRVFPPGSGQDEVFEEIAMLVQSALDGYPVCIFAYGQTGSGKTFTMEGGPHGDPQVEGLIPRAMRHLFSVAQELRGQGWTYSFVASYVEIYNETVRDLLATGARKGQVGECEIRRAGPGSEELTVTNARYVPVSCEKEVEALLHLAHQNRAVARTAQNERSSRSHSVFQLQISGEHTSRGLQCGAPLSLVDLAGSERLDAGLALGPGERERLRETQAINSSLSTLGLVIMALSNKEPHVPYRNSKLTYLLQNSLGGSAKMLMFVNISPLEENISETLNSLRFASKVNQCVIGTAQANRK, encoded by the exons AGGTCTCCACTGTTGGAAGTGAAAGGGAACATAGAGTTGACAATACCTTTAGTCAAGGCCCCTTCTCGGCTGCCTCTCCCAGGAAGCAGGCTCAAGAGGGGGCCTGACCAGATGGAGGATGCCTTGGAGCCTGAGAAG AAACGGACACGAGGCCTGGGCACAACAACCAAAATTACCACGTCCCGCCCCAGAGCACCACCCCTCACCACAGTACCACAGGCACAAGGCCAGGCCGCAG CCCAGAAAGTTCCCAAGAAAACAGGACCCCGGTATTCCACAGCTATTGCTGCAG TGTCGAAGAACCAGAAGCCAGTCCCTGCTGTTCCTGTCCAGAAGCCTAGCA CATCAGCTGCTCTTCCCACGGTGGGGGGGAAGAAACCCGGCAAACGTCCAGCCTGGGACCTAAAGGGTCAGTTATGTGACCTAAATGCTGAGCTGAAACGCTACCGTGAGAAGACTCAAACATTGGACCAGGAGAACCAACAGCTACAGGACCAGCTCAGAGAGGCCCAGCAACAGGCCAAGGCTCTGGGGGCAGAGCGTAGGGTACTGGAAGGGGAGTTGGTCACAGTGCGGGCCCAAGCTGAGCAGGGACAACAGGAGCTAGGGAACCTGAGTACCCGTGTCCGGGAGTTGGAAGAGCGGCTGGGCACACAGGAGGGCTTAATGCAAGAGCTCCAGAAAGAACAGTTGGAATTGCAGGAGGAGCGGAGGGGATTGACTGCCCAGCTGGAAGAGCAGGAG GGGAGGCTGCAGGCATCAGAAACGGCCCTGTCAGGCAGCCGAGCAGAGGTGGCATCTCTGCGCCGGGAGGCTGCAGCTCAGGCAGTCTTACTGGCTGAGCAAGGAGAACGTCTTCATGGGCTGGAGATGGAGCGCCGGCGACTACATAACCAGCTGCAGGAACTCAAGGGCAACATCCGTGTATTCTGCCGGGTCCGCCCTGTCCTTCCAGGggagcccaccccaccccctggccTCCTCCTGTTTCCCTCTGGTCCTAATGGACCTTCTGATCCTCCAACTCGCCTCAGCCTCTTCCGGTCTGATGAGCGGCGTGGTACCCTGAGTGGGGCACCAGCCCCCACCACTCGTCATGACTTCTCCTTTGACCGGGTATTCCCACCGGGGAGTGGCCAGGATGAGGTGTTTGAGGAGATCGCCATGCTTGTCCAGTCAGCCCTGGATGGCTATCCAGTATGCATCTTTGCCTATGGCCAGACAGGCAGTGGCAAGACCTTCACAATGGAGGGTGGGCCTCACGGAGACCCCCAGGTGGAGGGTCTGATCCCCCGGGCCATGCGGCACCTCTTCTCTGTGGCCCAGGAGCTAAGAGGCCAAGGCTGGACCTACAGCTTTGTGGCAAGCTATGTAGAGATCTACAATGAGACTGTCCGAGACCTGCTGGCTACTGGGGCCCGGAAGGGCCAGGTAGGCGAGTGTGAGATTCGCCGGGCAGGGCCAGGGAGTGAGGAGCTTACTGTCACCAATGCCCGATATGTCCCTGTCTCCTGTGAGAAAGAG GTAGAGGCCCTGCTCCACCTGGCTCACCAGAACCGGGCTGTGGCCCGCACAGCTCAGAACGAGCGATCATCCCGCAGCCACAGTGTGTTCCAGCTGCAGATCTCTGGGGAGCACACTAGCCGGGGCCTGCAGTGTGGGGCCCCCCTCAGCCTGGTGGATCTGGCTGGGAGCGAGCGGCTAGACGCTGGCTTAGCCCTTGGCCCAGGGGAACGGGAACGACTTCGGGAAACACAGGCCATTAACAGCAGCCTGTCCACGCTGGGGCTGGTCATCATGGCCCTGAGCAACAAG GAGCCCCATGTGCCCTACCGAAACAGCAAGCTCACCTACCTGCTGCAGAACTCTCTGGGTGGCAGCGCTAAGAT GCTCATGTTTGTGAACATTTCTCCCCTAGAAGAGAACATCTCCGAGACCCTCAACTCCCTGCGGTTTGCATCCAAG GTGAACCAGTGTGTTATAGGTACTGCCCAGGCCAACAGGAAATGA
- the KIFC1 gene encoding kinesin-like protein KIFC1 isoform X2, translated as MPWSLRRNGHEAWAQQPKLPRPAPEHHPSPQYHRHKARPQPRKFPRKQDPGIPQLLLQCRRTRSQSLLFLSRSLAVASAALPTVGGKKPGKRPAWDLKGQLCDLNAELKRYREKTQTLDQENQQLQDQLREAQQQAKALGAERRVLEGELVTVRAQAEQGQQELGNLSTRVRELEERLGTQEGLMQELQKEQLELQEERRGLTAQLEEQEGRLQASETALSGSRAEVASLRREAAAQAVLLAEQGERLHGLEMERRRLHNQLQELKGNIRVFCRVRPVLPGEPTPPPGLLLFPSGPNGPSDPPTRLSLFRSDERRGTLSGAPAPTTRHDFSFDRVFPPGSGQDEVFEEIAMLVQSALDGYPVCIFAYGQTGSGKTFTMEGGPHGDPQVEGLIPRAMRHLFSVAQELRGQGWTYSFVASYVEIYNETVRDLLATGARKGQVGECEIRRAGPGSEELTVTNARYVPVSCEKEVEALLHLAHQNRAVARTAQNERSSRSHSVFQLQISGEHTSRGLQCGAPLSLVDLAGSERLDAGLALGPGERERLRETQAINSSLSTLGLVIMALSNKEPHVPYRNSKLTYLLQNSLGGSAKMLMFVNISPLEENISETLNSLRFASKVNQCVIGTAQANRK; from the exons ATGCCTTGGAGCCTGAGAAG AAACGGACACGAGGCCTGGGCACAACAACCAAAATTACCACGTCCCGCCCCAGAGCACCACCCCTCACCACAGTACCACAGGCACAAGGCCAGGCCGCAG CCCAGAAAGTTCCCAAGAAAACAGGACCCCGGTATTCCACAGCTATTGCTGCAG TGTCGAAGAACCAGAAGCCAGTCCCTGCTGTTCCTGTCCAGAAGCCTAGCAGTAG CATCAGCTGCTCTTCCCACGGTGGGGGGGAAGAAACCCGGCAAACGTCCAGCCTGGGACCTAAAGGGTCAGTTATGTGACCTAAATGCTGAGCTGAAACGCTACCGTGAGAAGACTCAAACATTGGACCAGGAGAACCAACAGCTACAGGACCAGCTCAGAGAGGCCCAGCAACAGGCCAAGGCTCTGGGGGCAGAGCGTAGGGTACTGGAAGGGGAGTTGGTCACAGTGCGGGCCCAAGCTGAGCAGGGACAACAGGAGCTAGGGAACCTGAGTACCCGTGTCCGGGAGTTGGAAGAGCGGCTGGGCACACAGGAGGGCTTAATGCAAGAGCTCCAGAAAGAACAGTTGGAATTGCAGGAGGAGCGGAGGGGATTGACTGCCCAGCTGGAAGAGCAGGAG GGGAGGCTGCAGGCATCAGAAACGGCCCTGTCAGGCAGCCGAGCAGAGGTGGCATCTCTGCGCCGGGAGGCTGCAGCTCAGGCAGTCTTACTGGCTGAGCAAGGAGAACGTCTTCATGGGCTGGAGATGGAGCGCCGGCGACTACATAACCAGCTGCAGGAACTCAAGGGCAACATCCGTGTATTCTGCCGGGTCCGCCCTGTCCTTCCAGGggagcccaccccaccccctggccTCCTCCTGTTTCCCTCTGGTCCTAATGGACCTTCTGATCCTCCAACTCGCCTCAGCCTCTTCCGGTCTGATGAGCGGCGTGGTACCCTGAGTGGGGCACCAGCCCCCACCACTCGTCATGACTTCTCCTTTGACCGGGTATTCCCACCGGGGAGTGGCCAGGATGAGGTGTTTGAGGAGATCGCCATGCTTGTCCAGTCAGCCCTGGATGGCTATCCAGTATGCATCTTTGCCTATGGCCAGACAGGCAGTGGCAAGACCTTCACAATGGAGGGTGGGCCTCACGGAGACCCCCAGGTGGAGGGTCTGATCCCCCGGGCCATGCGGCACCTCTTCTCTGTGGCCCAGGAGCTAAGAGGCCAAGGCTGGACCTACAGCTTTGTGGCAAGCTATGTAGAGATCTACAATGAGACTGTCCGAGACCTGCTGGCTACTGGGGCCCGGAAGGGCCAGGTAGGCGAGTGTGAGATTCGCCGGGCAGGGCCAGGGAGTGAGGAGCTTACTGTCACCAATGCCCGATATGTCCCTGTCTCCTGTGAGAAAGAG GTAGAGGCCCTGCTCCACCTGGCTCACCAGAACCGGGCTGTGGCCCGCACAGCTCAGAACGAGCGATCATCCCGCAGCCACAGTGTGTTCCAGCTGCAGATCTCTGGGGAGCACACTAGCCGGGGCCTGCAGTGTGGGGCCCCCCTCAGCCTGGTGGATCTGGCTGGGAGCGAGCGGCTAGACGCTGGCTTAGCCCTTGGCCCAGGGGAACGGGAACGACTTCGGGAAACACAGGCCATTAACAGCAGCCTGTCCACGCTGGGGCTGGTCATCATGGCCCTGAGCAACAAG GAGCCCCATGTGCCCTACCGAAACAGCAAGCTCACCTACCTGCTGCAGAACTCTCTGGGTGGCAGCGCTAAGAT GCTCATGTTTGTGAACATTTCTCCCCTAGAAGAGAACATCTCCGAGACCCTCAACTCCCTGCGGTTTGCATCCAAG GTGAACCAGTGTGTTATAGGTACTGCCCAGGCCAACAGGAAATGA